The genomic region CATGAATACATACATTAGCTGCTGTTACCATGAATACATACATTAGCTGCTGTTACCATGGATACATACATTAGTGGTTACCATGGATATATAATTTGTTTGCTGTTACCATGGATACATAACTTAGTTGTTGTCACCATGGATACATACATTAACCTGCTGTTACCATGGATACATACATTAGTGGTTACCATggatatatattttatttgttgttaccATGGATACATGACTTAGTTGTTGTTACCATGGATACATACATTAGCTGCTGTTTCCATACATACAACATTAGCTGTTGCCATGGAGACATAAATTTAGTTACTGTTGCCATTGATACATACCTTGCTTATCGTTGCTGTGGATACATTAGTTATCATTACCATAGATACACCATGTTGTTGTTACCATAGCTACATTGGTTACTATGGCTACATTAatcatgtacacacattggctttgtttgttgtcataaATCTCTTTTTGTGTTAGCTGCTATTGCATCTATTGTATTCAATGAGGTAAAGCATCAGTTCTAATATTGTTTACATTCTTTGCACatgtgagtctgtgtggttTGTTGTTCAGCCTTGTGGTGTCGTTGATGGCAATGTTGTCAGAGTTTTGAGTCGAATGCGAAGTATCGGAAGCGACACGTCACAGCAGAAGACAATACAACATTTCTGGTTATTTTGCTTTCTGTTTCCTtgtctcacacacacacacacacacacacacacacacgcacacacacacacacacacagcacacacaacacacacacacacacacacacacacacacacacacacacacagtgacacacacacacacacacacacacacacacacacacacacacacacacacacagtgacacacacacacacacacacacacacacacacacacacacacacacacacacacacacacacagtgacacacacagacacacacacacacacacacacacacacagacacacacacacacacacagacacacacacagacacacacacagacacacacacacagacacacagacacacagacacagacacagacacacacagacacacacacacacacacacacacacacacacacacacacacacacacacacacacacacacacacacactataatTCTTCTGTGTGCAGGAAAGTGGCAGATAACATCGTTGATCATGAAAAGCCAGGAGACTTTAACCAAGTTGGTTGGCTGTTTATACATCATGTTGACATGttggtttgtttattgttgccATTTGTTTGGTATTTTTAGTCTTTGATGGAGCTGGGTGCCATTGTTTGCACACCAAAGACTCCTTTGTGTTCCACATGTCCAGTAAAGAGCTGCTGTAGAGCAGTAGAAACAGTAAGAAAAATGGAATCGTGTTTCTCAGTTACAAGCATTTACTGAGTTTAACAATCAGGCAACAACGTGTCCGAATGACTCAACAGACATTGAAGGTCAAACACAATGTAACCTTTTTCTTAACCCAAGCACtttttatttacttttatcccttattttatttttatttatttattttttatttattttaaaaaaaattaattttagtttaaattaattttgtttatttatttattatttgtttatttattatttattatttattttttatttcttatttattagttatttatttattatttttctaattttttaatttttaattttaattttattttatatattattttatttagcCCTAGATTTCAAGTCTGACTGTGAGTTATGCTTGCCTGTAGAAAAATGGCAGCCAAGGTTTTCTCACACCATCTcttattttatttgtattgttgATATTGGCATGATTTTGTATGAGTTAgtgttggagtgatgaattACCCACAGAAGTCAGCAAAAATTAAAGTGCAGGAAGAGCAGGTTCTTATGCAATTTGGTTGgtgatagtgtgtgtgtgtgtgtgtgtgtgtgtgtgtgtgtgtgtgtgtgtgtgtgtgtgtgtgtgtgtgtgtgtgtgtgtgggtgtgtgtgtgtgtgcatgcgtgtgtgtgctgtggctcaattggttagagagtgcgtttggagaatggaaacatccgggaccttgcagggttgcatgtttaagtcacagtgatggcgagctatggcataattttcttgggcaagaaacttacacacaattgcctctctcgactcagggtataaatgagtacctgatcattgactggggtggcaaaggcctccgactgcgacaaagtccatcagtcactggggtccgggtgggacttcaggtgcccacaccacagttggcgtcgcagttggtgctcctgtgagtacctggccagactccaggagattgcttagcatggcccatagctcttgcttagtgcacaggaacccagccatctggctggggggcATTACTGTTTAACAACAGCTCCTTacccatttgccattttgccattgtgtgtgtgtgtgtgtgtgtgtgtgtgtgtgtgtgtgtgtgtgtgtgtgtgtgtgtgtgtgtgtgtgtctgtgtgtctgtgtgtgtttctgtgtgtgtgtctgtgtgtgtgtctgtgtgtgtctgtgtgtgtgtctgtctgtgtgtgtgtgtgtgtgtgtgtctgtgtgtgtgtgtgtgtgtgtgtgtgtgtgtgtgtctgtgtgtgtgtctgtgtgtgttgcgatagctcagttggttagagagtcatcttacggagtgtttacattcgggaccttgaagggtcgcaagttcaagtcaagTGATGgagagctatggcataatttccttaagcaaataactaacacacatttgcttctcttgactcaggaatataaatgagtacctggtcattgactggggtcctaagcggctctcggctgtgatgtgacatcagccactggggtcctggtgagactttgagtgctcacaccacagttggcttcacaagtcagtgctcctgtgagtgcctggcccggctccaggagtttgctagcgcaggcccagagttccctgagtagcacacagggcccagcttaacagctgagggcgtgacctctgaagggcagctcctgacatttaggatttaggatctaagtgtgtgtgtgtgtgtgtgtgtgtgtgtgtgtgtgtgtgtgtgtgtgtgtgtgtgtgtgtgtgtgtgtgtgtgtgtgtgtgtgtgtctgtatgtgtgtgtgtgtgtgtgtgtgtgtgtgcgtgcgtgcacgtgtgcgcacgtgcgtgtgtccCCGTGTCCGTCCATATGTGTCCATGGTTTGGTGATTATTagcataatttaattaatatcaactttttATTGGTATAGTTTGCTGTTGCTATTGTGAGATGTCGTTTGCACTACATCTTGACTCAACGTCCCAATCAAggtcaaacaacacaaactactTTTCACTCTAACAAAGCAATCACATTGTTGTAAAGGTCTGCTGGCCGGTATGTGGCAATTTCCTTCTGTGTCAGTCGACAGTAGCTCATCAGAACGTACAATGAAAGAAAGCCTGTCTAGCTGTTTATTATTACATCTCAATGTTGGTGGCATCTCACCTGCTTCTCTTGACAAAATTGGACAGGTAAGTCAGATAAGGAATTTGATGTCATATGTaggtgtatgtatgtatgtgtgtatgtatgtatgtatgtatgtatgtatgtatgtatgtatgtggctcgaTTGGTTaaagtgtgcagttggagattggcaacatccgggaccttcgggtcagagtttgagtgcgggagggccacatacataagttcccttgggcaaggaactaacatacacttgcctctctctccggagtgtcagttctgtccaagaagaagaagaagtgacatatagacagtgactgctgatagcattgtagcattgtagcattgtagcatcgtagcatagtcattgcagtatcgaacctgagccttaggggctcttgtatgtatgtaggtacaaaaatgtatgtgtgtgtatgtatgtatgtatgtatgtatgtatgtatgtatgtgtatgtgtgtatgtatgtatgtatgtagttatgtatgtatgtatgtatgtatgtgtgtgtatgtatgaatgtatgtatgtaagtatgtatgtttgtatgtatatatggaCATTGACCGgtgtcatcactgaaatcagtggacaatcatcgtcatcatcatgatgtatgtgtgtatgcatgtatgtatgtatgtatgtatgtgtttgtacatATGGACAGATAAAACACGCATTTTCCCATCGTCATCACGTGTACCACGTCTTCAAGGCAGAGATATCAGACAAATCTTGTCTGTGAGCGTTCATTGTATGAACTGGCTATATATGCTGTATTGCAATTGAACTGCTTTCTAGAGGCGATGAGATGCCACAGTTGATGGAGGCAAAGTGGGTGTCAGCGGAGGAGCTTTTACAATCAGCAATATCAACTGGAGTAAAGAAGGTTGGACTGGttttctgtcagtttgttggtcttatgtatttattgttttgtctgtctgtttgttttgtgtttttgttgttagctttttgtgtccgtctgtctgcctgtctgtctgtcttttgtttctagtttgtgttttgtttgtttgttatattgTTGGACGTTTTTCTATGtttgtgtggctgtctgttcatctgtctgtctgctcaattgcctgtctgtctgtctgtctgtctgtctgcctatttgtctgtctgtctgtctgcctgtactgtacctctgtctgtctgtctgctgtacatctgtctgtctgtctgtctgtccgtctgtctgtctgtctgtctgtttgtctgtctgtctgtttgtcttcatttatttcaatacattgtaagcacaattacaacatTAAATATACACTAATCCTTGTCTCTCTCTCAAACTTAAAAAGGCTAAAACCACCTATGCCATTTACACCAAATGCGAagagtcttaattaactaccataaactacatctaaacggtatgtaattaactaactagtgcACACTACATTGTACATCCAAATCTTCATCCATGACCCCATCTCCCTGACCTCCTGTTATCCTCTTCAATTTTcctagtgtctgtctgtctgcctgtacatctgtctgtctgtctgtatgtctgtctgtatgtctgtctgcacatctgtctgtctgtctgctgtacgtctgtctgtctgtctgtctgtctgtctgcttgtctgtctgtctatttgtagtCATGTATTTCGGACATAAAATTGATAATTGAAACATGAACTAAATATCTTACATGTACCATGTTCTATGACTTCTGTCTGTAGATATTTCAACTGTTTCAGTCATCTCTAAAGGCAAAACCCAATCGTAAGAGACTACGGTCCGTCAAGCTCACTTCAAGTTCAGCAAAGATTCGACAGACAACACTAGACGAAGTGTGTCGTAAAGCATAACATTTATAGTTAAACTATTTGGTATTACTTCAGATGTTATCTTGATATTATAACACACGTgttttataaaatatttaaaatttaattaacataaagcTTTGGAGTACGGATTATCACGGCCTTGGAGTGTGGATTAGTGTGCGCGcatcattaatatttacatCTTAAGATGTCGGACTCCATTCCCGTGTATGACGTGACG from Corticium candelabrum chromosome 10, ooCorCand1.1, whole genome shotgun sequence harbors:
- the LOC134185632 gene encoding adenine DNA glycosylase-like, with protein sequence MPWRRVNELCVNDRAYRVWVSEMMLQQTQVATVVAYYNKWMKRWPTVKDLANATCEEVNEMWAGLGYYSRGRRLLEGAQKVMRDFNGKIPDTSHQLRTLPGVGQYTAAAIASIVFNEPCGVVDGNVVRVLSRMRSIGSDTSQQKTIQHFWKVADNIVDHEKPGDFNQSLMELGAIVCTPKTPLCSTCPVKSCCRAVETATTCPNDSTDIEALDFKSDCELCLPVEKWQPSVGVMNYPQKSAKIKVQEEQFAVAIVRCRLHYILTQRPNQGLLAGMWQFPSVSVDSSSSERTMKESLSSCLLLHLNVGGISPASLDKIGQIKHAFSHRHHVYHVFKAEISDKSCLGDEMPQLMEAKWVSAEELLQSAISTGVKKIFQLFQSSLKAKPNRKRLRSVKLTSSSAKIRQTTLDEVCRKA